The genomic region TAATCATTTCAAATTTAGAAATATTACTCTGTTTTTTCATTTTCTTAGCTCCTCTTGTAGCATAAAGCTTTGTTTCATCTTCATCAAGTATCTCAGTAGTAGATGATGCATACACAGCATTTGATCGTTTTAACTTTTTGCCAACGGGTTCTCTATCTTCTTTCAATGAGAAGCCTTGATTTGCCTTCGAGGCAAGCATAATATCTTCAGCTTCACTTCTTCTTGCTATCTGCTTGTAGGGTATTGTAGAATATTTTCGGGAAGTGAAAATGTGACCAGATTTTTTATCCATTGAATTCATGATGGTCACCCTTGCTGATAAATAATATTTATTGGCCGACATGATATCATGTAATTTTACAGAAGAGACAATAAAACCAAGTTTTTTTACCATGATAAAGCCCGAGGCTTCTTTATCTTCTGTTATAGTTACGGTTAATGTTCTGCCATAATCTCTTACAGAATGTTTTATTGTTTTACCATTAATATTGGCTAAAATAATAAGATCATCTATTTGTTCTGTTTTATCTATAAAAGCAGTGATTTGATTATCAGTTTTATTTGCCAATAATATTCCATCCCAAAAAGGACTTTTGGGGTTGACAGCTTTGACGTTAATGGATATAAGTAGTAACTGTGTTAATAGTAATATCTTTAATTGAATAGGTCTTTTCATTAGGTAAGAATCTCATTTATAGTACTTTATTAACGTGTGTTGGGTGAATTTTATTTCAAGATTGAATCGTTTTGTTAGTTACTCACAAGTTTATGTCTGAATAGTTATATAATGCTAGGTTTTAAGGAGGATCATTTTATGGTGTAAGAAAAAAGGACTACTTGATATTATTACAAGTAATCCTTTCAATATTATAATTTTAAAGATCTATGCTGGATTAACGTTATCGAAGTTTGGCTTATCTCCAGGATTTTGTCCAATTTCATTAGTGATGATATCAACAATTTCTTGTACTGAAGCCTCTTGTGGAAACTGAATTGGCTGTTTGATTTTTACTTTCAATTTAGTGCCACGCTTCTTGAATAATAATCCTTTCTTATCAAATGCTCTTCTAAAGCCATCAATCACTATTGGTACTACAATAGGGTTGTAACTTTTAATGATATTACCTGTACCTTTTCTTACTGGAGCATATGGACTAGTTGTACCTTGTGGGAAAGTAACTAACCACCCTTGATCTAATGCCTTCTTAATTTTAAGCGGAGCATTAATATCTGCAGATCTTTTAACGTCTTTACCTTGTGCTCTCCAAGAACGTTTAACAGTTACGGCACCAGCTAAAGAGAAAATCTTTGGAATAATACCGCTTTGTTTCATTGTTTCTTCCGCTGCAACATAATATGTATTCACTCTTGGACTTAACATATAAATAGGGAGAGGTGCTACACCTTTTTTAAAACCCCACTTTGCAC from Flammeovirga agarivorans harbors:
- a CDS encoding lysophospholipid acyltransferase family protein, which encodes MKENSKDPKKITEVFDEASSQDTNKKKKFQLIRRDNFGNVIFLKRMLIGTLAALTYPRLKLHNNLEVEGMEILKDLPKNNVLFVSNHQTYYTDVISFYHIFASAKWGFKKGVAPLPIYMLSPRVNTYYVAAEETMKQSGIIPKIFSLAGAVTVKRSWRAQGKDVKRSADINAPLKIKKALDQGWLVTFPQGTTSPYAPVRKGTGNIIKSYNPIVVPIVIDGFRRAFDKKGLLFKKRGTKLKVKIKQPIQFPQEASVQEIVDIITNEIGQNPGDKPNFDNVNPA